One region of Engraulis encrasicolus isolate BLACKSEA-1 unplaced genomic scaffold, IST_EnEncr_1.0 scaffold_63_np1212, whole genome shotgun sequence genomic DNA includes:
- the LOC134444636 gene encoding protein NLRC3-like, protein KEHEVRQIDRASWRGRGQDRPIKCSDIFKPLPVGLYPRVVLTKGVAGIGKTVSVQKFILDWTEGETNQDINFIFPLPFRELNLMKDTKLSLVELIQRFFTQMKDLKVLSSSETKTLFIFDGLDECRLPLDFRSNPRCCEVTEPASVDVLLTNLIIGNLLPSALVWITTRPAAAGQIPAECVDQVTEIRGFNDPQKDDYFKKRISDENLAMRVINHLKLSRSLYIMCHIPVFAWILATVAEKTSERGEMPRTLTQMYTHFLNIQTCIKKEKYTERRETDEEMVLKLGKLAFQQLEKGNLIFYEEDLRESGIDVTEASLYSGVCTQIFRVEAGLCHGRVFSFVHLTIQEFLAALYVFLCFCNSARNEPHQSEPSQLSALFRAATLEDLHKTAVDLALQSENGHLDLFLRFLLGLSLESNQKLLRHLLPQTNSQPQSLEQTVQYVKNKIRHESESESESNRKINLFYCLNELNQHAVVEHIDRSSGELTVEMLLPGRWKTSEFRFELSEEQLDGFDLQKYIKTPEEDLTDLLSPDDVLKKLVPAVSSALLRKCSLTDKSCAAISAAARSTPCCLKTLALSWNSIHDTGVQHLSELLKDPQCKLETLE, encoded by the coding sequence AAAGAgcatgaggtcagacagatagacagagcatcctggagaggaagaggacaggacagaccaatcaaatgcagtgacatCTTTAAACCcttacctgtaggcctatatccacgGGTAGTATTGACAAAGGGAGTGGCAGGCATTGGAAAAACCGtgtctgtgcagaagttcattctggactggacTGAAGGAGAAACCAATCAGGAcattaatttcatttttcctcttcctttccgagagctgaacctgatgaaggaTACAAAACTCAGTCTGGTGGAGCTTATTCAACGCTTTTTCACACAAATGAAAGATCTGAAAGTGCTCTCCAGTTCTGAGACCAAAACTCTGTTCATCTtcgatggtctggatgagtgcaGACTGCCTCTCGATTTCCGCTCCAACCCGAGGTGTTGTGAAGTGACAGAGCCAGCCTCAGTAGATGTACTTCTGACCAACCTCATCATTGGGAACTTACTTCCCTCTGCTCTCgtctggatcaccacccgaccagcagcagctggTCAGATCCCTGCTGAGTGTGTGGACCAGGTGACAGAAATTAGGGGGTTCAACGACCCACAAAAAGATGACTACTTCAAGAAGAGAATCAGTGATGAGAACCTGGCCATGCGAGTCATCAACCACCTGAAGTTATCCAGAAGCctttacatcatgtgccacattccagtttTCGCCTGGATTTTGGCCACTGTTGCAGAGAAAAcatcagagagaggagaaatgccaAGGACTCTCACTCAGATGTACACTCACTTCCTGAACATTCAGACTTGCATCAAGAAagagaaatacacagagagaagagagacagatgaagagatggttttgaaactggggaaactggctttccaacagctggagaagggcaatctgatcttctatgaggaagacctgagggagagtggcattgatgtcacagaagcatctctgtactcaggagtgtgtacaCAGATCTTCAGAGTGGAGGCGGGGCTGTGCCATGGGAGagtgttcagctttgtgcatctgACCATCCAGGAATTCCTTGCAGCATTATATGTGTTCCTCTGCTTCTGCAACAGTGCCAGAAATGAACCACACCAAAGTGAACCCTCTCAGCTCTCCGCTCTgttcagagctgcaacacttGAAGACCTACACAAGACTGCAGTGGATCTGGCCTTGCAGAGTGAGAacggacacctggaccttttcctccgcttcctccttggcctctcactggagtccaatcagaagcTCTTAAGACACTTACTGCCACAGACCAATAGCCAACCACAGAGCTTAGAGCAAACAGTGCAGTATGTCAAGAATAAGATCAGACATGAGTCAGAGTCTGAGTCAGAGTCTAATAGAAAGATCAACCTGTTCTACTGCCTGAATGAGCTTAATCAGCATGCAGTAGTGGAGCACATTGACAGGAGCTCAGGAGAGCTGActgtagagatgctcttaccaggCAGGTGGAAGACTAGTGAGTTTAGGTTTGAGTTATCAGAAGAGCAGCTGgatgggtttgacctgcagaagTACATAAAGACACCAGAAGAGGATCTGACTGACCTCCTCAGCCCAGATGACGTCCTCAAGAAGCTGGTGCCAGCAGTGTCATCAGCACT